The sequence below is a genomic window from Nicotiana tomentosiformis chromosome 6, ASM39032v3, whole genome shotgun sequence.
agtgatttggctcgacatgcaccggccttggtttccACAGTTCGAGAGACGGTTCGGcaatttattgagggactccaccctagcatccggattagtatggccagggagttagagatggatatttcttatcagcaagttgtgagtattgccaggatattggagggcatgcttgcccaggacagagaggagagagaggccaagaggactCGAGAGACTAGTTATTATTCTGGTTCTTGTGCCCCAGCAGCTTGCCATGGTAGGGGCTATATGAGTCACCCCGTTCATTCAGATCTTCCAGCCGCCAATGGTGTTCCAGCCCTTTCTATGACCCagaagccttattatgcaccgccagtatatTTGGTGTGCCTCCTATACGGGGTGTTTCTAGTGGCCAGTCCAACAGATCTGGCCCGAGCTAGCCACaatagccacgccctcccagagcttattttgagtatggTGTCACTAGCAATATGGTGAGAGATTGACCCAGATTTAAGAGGGGTGCACTTCCACACACTTCTTATGtacaacgtgctccaccgggtcctcaggctatgattacagtactagctaccaccccacctgctcagccagcccgaggtggaggtcggggaggtagaggtcgccctagaaggggaggccaggccaggtcaGATATTctgcccttcctgctcgtacagaggcaattgcatctgattctgtcattataggtattgttctggtttgtCATAAAGAtacgtcagtattatttgacccaggctctacatactcctatgtgtcctcttattttgccccgtatttgggcgtatatcgggattttttgagtttccctatttatgtgtctactcctatgggatatgctcttgttgtggaccgcgtgtatcagtcgtgtttgattgtgactttgatattattttgggcatggactagttgtcaccccattatgctattcttgattgtcacgttaagaccgtgacactggctatgccaggatttccACAATTAgaatggagaggtaccttagagtatactcccagcagagttatttcatttcttaaagctcaacgaatggttgagaaggggtgtgatgcgtatccagcttatgtgagagatgtcagcatTGATACCCTTaaagttgagtcagttccagtagtgagggactttccagatgtgtttccaagtGATCTTtagggcatgccgcctgatagagatattgattttggcattgttttgttgccaggcactcagcccatctctattccccCGTACTGTATGGCTCCTCCTGcattgaaggagttgaatgagcagttacaggagttgcttgataagggcttcattcagcccagtatatcaccttggggtgctcctgtcttatttggtAAGAAGAAGGATAAttctatacggatgtgtattgattccCGTCAGTTGAAAAAAGTcccagtgaagaacaagtatccattgcctcgtattgatcacttatttgatcagttacagagtgccagagtgttttccaagattgacttacgttcaggatatcatcagttgaagattcgggagccagatatcccgaagactactttcaggaccagatatggtcactatgagtttcttgttatgccttttgggctgaccaatgccccaacatcttTTATGctcttgatgaacagtgtgttccgaccttatcttgactcattcatcattgtgtttattgatgacattttggtgtactcctagagtcaggaggatcatgagcagcacctgaggactgcgcttcagaccttaagagaaaagaatttatatgcaaaattttcaaagtgtgagttttggctagactcagtggcattcttgggtcatatattatcgagtgaggggatccagatggatccgaagaagattaaagcagtgcagagttgtcccagactatcttcagctatagagatccggagttttcttattttggcggggtattaccatcgatttgtagagggtttctcatctattgcagctcgtatgaccaggctgacccagaagggtgcttcgttcaggtggacagaagaATGtggggagagctttcagaagctcaagacaactttgactacaaccctagtattggtattgcctacttgttcggggtcttatactgtatattgtgatgcatcgcggattggtctcggcacggtcttgatgcaggatggtagtgTGATTGCTTatgcgtccagacaactgaaggtgcatgaaagaACTATCCTGTCGATGACCTAGAGTTAGCAGCTAtgtttcatgccttgaagatttggcggcattatttgtacagtgttccttgtgagatttacactgatcaccggagtttacaacatctgttcaagcagaaggatcataatttgcatcagaggaggtggttggagctgcttaaggattgtgatatcaccattttgtaccagcctgggaaggccaatatggtggccgatgctttgagtcgccggtcagagagtttggggagtttagcatatctaccagcatcagagaggccattagcgttggatgttcaggccttagccagccaatttgtgagattggatatttctaagccgagttgagtattggcttgtgtggtctctcggccttctctttatgatcgtatcagggagcgtcagtatgatgaaccccatctgcttgtccttaaggacacggtccagcacggtgatgctaaggaggtcactattagagatgatggtgcattgaggatgcaagacaggctatgtgtgcccaatgtagatggtttgcgtgagttgattctccaggaggctcacaatttgcggtactctattcatccgggtgccgcaaagatgtatcaagacttgagacaacattactggtggaggaggatgaagatggacatagtagagtatgtgtcccgatgtctaaattgccagcaggtgaagtatgagcatcagctgccaggtgggttgctttagaGGTTGGATTTTCCGGAATGGtaatgggagcatatcactatagatttcattgttggactcccatggactcagcggaggtttgatgtagtttgggtgatctTGGATatgctgaccaagtcggctcatttcattcttgtgatgactacctattcttccgagcagctagctcgaatctacatccgtgagatcgtcaggcttcatggcgtaccggtatctattatctctgaccagggtacctAGTTTACATCtcgattttggagagccgtacagcaagAGTTGGGTGCTAGAGTGGAGCTGAGtgcaacatttcaccctcagacggacggacagtacaatagcactattcagatactagatgATATGATCCGTGCTTGTGTGATAAAGTttggggggtgcttgggaccggtttttgccactcgcagagtttgtcTACAAccatagttatcagtccagcattcagatggcaccgtatgaggctctgtatggtaggcgatgtcggtccccaatgggttggttcgagtcgggcgaggccagattattgggtacggacttggttcaggatgccttggagaaggttaaggtgattcaggatagatgtcacacaacccagtccagacagaagagttatgaggACCGAAAGGTTCaagatgttgcattcatggttggagaacgggtcttgctccaggtttcgcctatgaagggcgttattacgttcagaaagaagggcaagctgagcccaaggtttaatggtccctttgaggtgttgcggcgagttggggaagtttcttatgagcttgccttacctcccagcctagcaggagttcatccggtattttatgtttcgatgctccagaagtatcacggtgatccatctcatgtattggatttcagctcagtctagttggacaaagatctatcttatgttgaggagccagtggctattttagacagacatgtcagaaagctaaggtcaaagagcATGGCctccgtaaaggttcagtggaggggacaactggtcgaggaggtgacttgggagaccgagcaggatatccgcagccgttatcctcatcttttcaccactttaggtatgtctctatactcgttcgaggtcgaacatttattttaagagggggaggatgtaacgacctggtcggtcattttgagagtaattgccccgatcccttatttactgtttctcccatatctatttctactattgtgacttgccggaaggtttcgttttggtttttggagtgttttgggacacttagtccataaatggaggtttaagccttaggattggactatagtcggaactgtgtgaagacgactccggaatggagttccgtcggttccgttagctccattaggtgattttgggcttaggggcgtgtccggattgcgttttgaggtttgtagctcatttaggcttgaattggcgaaagtcgaatttttggagattttgaccggtagtagactttttgatattggggttggatcccgattccagaagttggagtaggttcgtagggttgaatatgacttgtgtgcaaaatttggggtcaataggacgtggtttgataggtttcggcatcggttgtcgaatttggaaaattctaagttctttaagtttgaatcagaggatgatttgtgattttagcgttgtttgatgtgatttgaggattcgactaagtttataaccggttataggacttgttggtatatttggtagaGGTTCCGAGGGTCTCGGGGTGATTTCAGGTGGTTAGCGGCTTGATTGGAGTTAGGAATTTGCAGTTGAagtgctgctgctactggtgtaaccgcacctgcggagtgggaaccgcaggtgtgagcccgcagaagcgaagtatGAGCCGCATATGCGGCCAAGAAGGAGCTCGGCAGGAACCGCATGAGTgaagattttcccgcacctgcgagagtcACAGATGCGGGCAGTTGGGCACAGGTGCGAAGGGGAGCCGTATGTGCAATGCATTTCCGCACATACgatagtcgcagatgcgacagagagTCCGCAGGCGCGAGATGTCTGGACAACACACTTAAACCTGATTTATTTCTTATatgagtttcatcagcatgtgtagtatcctgctagatgagaataacatgcctacttgccttaactgtttacttgaattacgtgcaacatgtttagtgaatttacgtgtctttccttaactggtacttaggttgaactgtagaattacgtgccgtaactattgaattctattgtttcgctgcatatttactttgggactatggaatggtattctgggagatccccctgtactgcatatttactttgggaatacggaatggtattccagaagattcccctgtactgcatatttactttgggactacgaaacggtattctgggagatcccccctgtcttgcatattaactttgggactacggaacagtatttttagagatccccctgcacatttacgtttgggactacgagacggtatcttggcAGATTCCCTGTTATATTtatgtgtactgagctgttaccttctataaattctttcttgttaaatttcagtttttattttactgcgatatttcattcttgccttgctttattatttataccagtaggg
It includes:
- the LOC138894842 gene encoding uncharacterized protein; its protein translation is MRQGSMTVSKYAVHFSDLARHAPALVSTVRETVRQFIEGLHPSIRISMARELEMDISYQQVVSIARILEGMLAQDREEREAKRTRETSYYSGSCAPAACHGRGYMSHPVHSDLPAANGVPALSMTQKPYYAPPVYLLSPHYAILDCHVKTVTLAMPGFPQLEWRGTLEYTPSRVISFLKAQRMVEKGCDAYPAYVRDVSIDTLKVESVPVVRDFPDVFPSDL